ATTTATTTTACTGAGTTCGACAGGTTTTACTTCTTTCATCACCTGATCAACAAACAGCATTTGGAGACCTAATTTTTCATGACTTGGAATTTTGTGCTTCCAGTTTCCCAGTAAGTTTGATAAAGTTATGCACCATTATTTTACCTTCGGTCGTTATGATACTCTCCGGATGGAACTGCACCCCCTGCGACTCAGAACCAAAGAACAACAAGTTTAGCTGCTATACGAATATGCGATATACAATACACCATGCAGCATAGCTCTTAATCCACATGCAAACCTGATGCACACGAGAACAAGCTCAAAGTCATGCACAGATGTGAACTGGGTACCTTGTGCTACTGGATATGTGGACGGCAAAAAAGAGCAAAAATTCATGTAAAAGACAAGTGTGATCAGTTAGGATGGTTCTACTAATGTTAATCTCAGTGGTCTGccattgaattgttgccatgattaCAGAAAAAAATTCCTTCGCTATCTCAGTGATAACACATTAGATAAATCATCTGAAAATAGAGTGATGAGAGAATGCTTACTTCGGTTTCTGTTACTTGTCAAATAATTAAAGGACATCTGAACTAACTTGTCAAATAAGCATTCAAAAAGGATAGAGAAATTCCATAGTAGAGTTCTAAGAAAATCAAACTCGAAGAGGAAATACATTGATATGCCTGTATCGAGTTGTACCTGAATCACATTGGAAAGATGAAATAGACAATGTTCCCTTTTTTTATGAGTGGACTAACTCATGACAACAAGAATCATCTACCGACACTTATTAGAGGTCTAATCTAATTCACTACTCAGAAAAGAATAAATGTGAGATAGTTTTGACCATACCACCAGTATGTTGTTCCTCTATGTTTTATTGACATGGTTAACCAGGGTCTCTGTGACCATCCTTGAGAACTGAAAGTGGCAGTTTAGAATTGACTGTTCAAGTTTCGCTGCATCATTCAGAATGCgaatagaagaaaagaaaatggcaATATTCGGATGGTATATGGGTAGGTCACAAGCTCTAGGCAGGGAGAGATGACCTGGTGAATAGAAAAATAGTGTTCACTATCAGACATAAATTCATTTAGGCAAATAATGAAGATCAGTATATATATTTGATTCCTTATATGAAGAATTAGTCGTGACGAAAGCTGACTTCATTTTTCATGAACAGTAGATTTGTTATGGAACGTAGAACATAATTTGTTTTGGATGAATAGTCAATATGGACGAGCTCTCCTCTTCCATCCAATGATCTGACAGAAAAAGTTCGCAACTTGAAACCTTTATAGTCTATTTTGTTGATTCAATGAGAAGTTTCCACAAGTCAGCTGTCAACAGATTCAAGCacattatatatcaaaagaaagaaaccCAGTAATGACAAAGATAAATGACTAGCTGACACACCTGAATATGTGTATACTTTTTGTGTCGAGCAGCCATAATTTGTCCATCTTCAGTCCATGCCGTAATATCAAGAACATTATTAGGAAAGCTATCTTTGTCAATCACAAGACTATGATATCTACCAGCAGTGAATGGGCTGCAAAAGAACAGTGAAAATGACAATATGTTTGCTTATAAAATTGAAGATGCTGATAAAAAAAATACGTTGATCTCGTTCATTAGGAGATAAGGGAAGAGTTGAACAAGTCCTGTTGAAGTTTTCTTTGCGTTGAAACACGGTTATGTTTTCTTATGACATTTTCTGGGTTTCAGGGTCAGACCTTACTTTCCTTTATTAACAATTTGAAATGCAACACATAACATCATCTGGCACAAAATTAATCAAGTTACATGAACAATGCAGAAACTACCAAGTAGAAATCATTTAGCAACAGAGAACAAGGATACAGCAAAAGGCATACAGATCTTACTTGGGCAAGCCACAGAATAATGTATCATCAAGTTCTTCATCATAGTAAACAAGTGAGCTTTTCCCGTGCACCACACCAGAAGGAGAACGAACAATCTTTCCTGTAAGATCAATGCTCTTATTAAAGTGTCTATATAAGTAACAACTCATTACATTGATGCACCTGCAACATTCATACCTCCAAAAGCCTCTCCTATGCACTGCAAGCCCATACAAACTCCAAATAGTGGTACAGAGGGACCGAGTTCCAGAACAGTTTGCAAGGATATACCCGAATCTTGCGGTGTACCTTTAGAAGCAACAATTCAAGATCAACATTTTGGGACATAATTGAAGTAAGACGATCATTGCAGAGAGCTCACCAGGCCCTGGGGAAATAAGTATTCCTCGCGGACATTTCCTAAAACAAAATTATTGCCTGCTTGGTCAGTTAAATAGTTTAAGGGATTGCTTGAACAGGTGAAACGAAAAGGACAAGATCAACTTACTCCTTGACCTCTCCCACAGTGATTTCGTCATTGCGGTAAACCTCAAAATCTACTCCAAGCTCTCCAATATACTTCAGTTTCAAATGGCAAAAAATTAGGGAATTTCTTTTTTGTTGCATTAAAGGAACTATCAATCTGTCTAATTATGCATAAGTAGATCAACCCATAATAATCACAGTCGATAACTCGTCTTCTAAAGATGCCAAGCAAACAGAATCGCAGCAATTCAACAAAACAATCACATTCCGACGAGCAGAATCAAACACACATCGAGAACCACAAGATCCACGGCATCGGTCAATCCATCCCTTGTCGTTCTGGTTACAGGAAATTACCTGGCATAGATTATAGGTGAAGCTATCATAGTTATCGATCACAACGATCGGCCTCGCGTCCTGCGTCTTGTTCTTGCCATCGGCAATCCCGGCGCCCATCGCCAAGCACCCTCTCGAAATCATCGAGCTTCCCCTCTGTACCATCCTGGCCCAATTCCCAGCCGCTGAAACCTCACAAAGGCAGCAACTTTCAAGAATAAATCAAGGAAAACGAACGGAAATAGGGGAAGAGAAGGGTTTCGGGTCGCACGCGGATCGCCGCCGCCGAAGGAAGCGAAGATGGTGCATGCTGCGTAGATAGGACGAGGCCGGGGTAGAGCCCCTGAGCGGCGGCCGTGTGTTGGGGTAAGGGAAAGGTTGGGGAGGAGGGGGAGGCGAGAAGCCATTCGCCAaagccaagagagagagagagagagagagaaagcggcACTTCAAGCGCTGTACTGTCGTGTCGAATGAAACGATGAAGACAGGAATCTTCCTACATGAGGTGTGCTGGCAGGCTATGATTCGTAAGCGCTGTGGGGTTCGTTATTTTGGAACGTAATTGGACCAATGGAAGCCTGAGGTATGGCTtcgctttcttctttcttcttctgggGGTGTGTTGTCGGCGCCGTCAGGCTGCAGTCAACGAGATTTTGCGCCAATAAAGAACGTTAGATTTGGTATTCCGATGAACAAAGTTCGCCCACAGATTCGTCGTCGTAGAAAGGGGTTTTAACGTTTCCGTGCTTGGGAAGACCGTATACGTAAGCTCTTGATCGACTCTCTACTGTATGAGTTTACGCAACATCTAAATCTTAAGACCCTCATAATTAATGCATTGAGCGATCAAGAAAAGAAGAACACTAAGAATCCATTTGGTGTCGTATCCTATCCTTAGCGAGCAGTGGTATTCCGAGACCACCACCACTACTCCTGCGACGCCCCCGCGGAAATCGGGAAGCGAGACCTGCTGATCTCTGCGCATGGAGCGCACCTCCAGAAAGGAGCTGTCTCCGAAGAAGAACCACAGCGAGCGAGGGAGACTGAGGGGGTGTGGGGAGAGGAGGATCCATCATCGTCCTCTCACCTCCCACTTCCTCTTCCTATCGATcttctccctttctcttcttttggcCCCCACGTCCCACTGCCTCTTTCTTCCCATCTTCTCCTGCCTCCTCTTCTCGGTCTCCGTCAAAAGATAATTATTATTGGTTGATTTGTATTACATGACCGTACACTTATGTAGATGTTAATGATAAGATATATGAAATGATTTTGATCAAGAATAAAGATAAAGGATATGCTAATAATCTTctatgatataaataaataaatatatctatgatttggTATTTATTATTTGTGTGATTTTAGTAGATATGATTTGATATTCATAATCTATATGATCTCTATAGATATGATTTGATTTGGCCTAATATACGCTGATACCTTGCAATATGAGTAAGAGAAGATGAGGTTTTGATAGAGATTTTATGAGAATATCAATCAATTAATGAAATAGACATTCATATATCTTCAGTTGATATTTTATTGCTAGACGAAATGATGATTAATAGCTATATTCTTCGTTTGGAAATACAAAATTAGATTTACATGTAAATATGTAacaccaatattatcacaatatataacTTATGaagattttaataatatatatatttcaaacaaAAGAGATGTGATCTATGAAAGTTCAATTGTGGTGGATATCATaacttgaaattttgattattatcataacactaaaaaaatatgattattatCAAGATGTATAACATATGTCGTGGTTGAAGTGAAATTATCTTGATTACTAGCACAATTTGCATCCGATAAGATATATAAATTTAGAGATCGGTTACGATGAATATGTAATCTATAATACAAAGTATTCTTCAAATATCATAGTAATCGTTTTGTAGTAGCTCAATGTATTTCTCTAGGATTAAGCATAAACCTCACAAGTTTATTTACAAAATAAAGTATCTAAATGTGTAAGAGATAGATATTTTAAAGCTCAAATAACACTTCGATATTGAGTGACATATATAGAAAAAGATTTATCCAAGTAAAAGATATTAAAGTAACAATAAAATGTGTACTCCTTTAGCACTTTGAAAATGTGTACTCCTTTTAGTCGATAAGTCTTTATTGTATTTATGTAAGAAAATTTCCTTTTGAACATTGAATACCTCAATACCCAAGAAATAATGAaagtcataaaaaatattttacagtGAACTTGTGTGAGAGTGCATGTAAGAATTGATCGGTAAGGAATATATTATTGCTTATGATAATgagattattaatatatataagaaaaaattTCGTGTGATCATCGCAAGAATAAATGAATAATGATATATCATATTTAGAGTTGATAAAATCCTAAGATACGAAAAATTATTTATGTTCATTATACAATACTTCGAATGCTTACTTGAGTCTATATATTGCTTTATATAGTCGATAGACGTAAGATAAGCATGTTACATCAATAAATCTCAGGGTTGTTACATAAATATCTTTTCGTTGAGTATTATATGAAGAGATATTATTCACATTAAGTTGATGAAGCCTCCAACCATGATTAATAGCTAAGGAAATACCCACTTGCACTTTAGTTGGTTTAACAACCAGATGAAATACTGTATGATAATCATTTCTAGAATATTAGGTGAAATCTTTTGGCCACAAGTTTATATCACTCTAAAATCTCATTTTCTAGAGTGTTGGTGAAATCTTTTGGTCACAAGTCTGTATCACTCTAAAATCTCATTTGAAGGAAATCATTTAATATGAAAGACTCGTTTAGAGACTATTATACTCtaagatgatcaaaagaattataTTACAAGGGCTATTTTTTATATCCCAAGTTTAATCAAacaatttattttcttatttttctcataCAATTAGTCATAAAATTTCTTTCTCTGCCGGTGTAACTTATTCATAGTTCATCTTTTCTTTGTGGACCAGATGTCAGCTAATAATTTCAGAATTATGTTTTCCTTAGCAAAAGATTGATTGTGTTCTCTGAGTGGCATCTTATAAATGTTGTTTCTGTTTGGGATTACATGTTTATTGGAGAAATTCTCTTGTAATTTCATCTAAGGCCttaatttcttttatttgttgATCTCTTTTGAGCTAAGTACCTATGAAAACTAAGTGCTGAATTTTTTCTGAGATATCAAATTTTTATCATATGTCAGATGATTCAGAATCTAACTGTTACTGCCACTGATATAGTAAAAAAGCATCTACCCAGATGCTTGTTCttgaccttttctttcttttgaaaGGATAAAACTCAGTTATTTTGACCTTAGATTTGTTGTGACTTAAGCCTTGTGGTTGGGATGCACCTAACATAACCTTTTTGCTCGATTGATCGATCATATATTGCTATAACTACAAGTTATAATTCATCTGTTAATCATCTTCAGATCATCATCCTTTTCTCGCCGATCGACAAGTCAAAGAACCAAGTTTCTACCAATAATCATAACAAGATGTTGCTCAAGTTGGCAGTTCCAGAGCTGCTTGAGACCTTTTTAACCAAAGCCTGATTTATCATTCATCAACGTTTTGATCGATTCTTTCAAACTCGAAGGTTGTCTCTGGATTCCCCTATCAGACTGTCCTTGACATGATCGGGAAAAGAAAACCAAGCCATAAATCCTCATCTCAAATCACTAAATTGAATTTGATCGAACAGTAGATATCAAGGTCATAATTGTTTGTTCATGCTGTCTTCCACTCAGCGATACAAGCCATATCTGTTGCATTTGGAGGCCATGCTTGACAGGGACAAGAATGAGGCCTCACAACTAAAAATTGGTTGTGAACTATCAATCACTGAAGTACTTATCAAGCATAAGGATGGAGGCTTTGCACACTCAACTTCAAAATATTTCATGTTTGAGGCATATCTTTCTGTGGTTTTTGGGGCTATTCCCAGGATGGGGCTTGGCAACTAATGATTGTTAGGGCACTGTCAATCACTGCCTGCCCTGACAAGGATGAGGATGGAACATTGTAACCAATGATGTCTATTAACTACCCATCAGAGTTTCTCTTgctaattttgatgatttcctaAATGTCTTTACCAGGGAAGCTGAATGATTCCATGGATTTATGACTTTTAAGAACAAGCAACCTCAATCTATAGGACATGGCTTTTATTAGATGGGTGGATGCTTGGGAGGGCAAGAAAACAACTTATGTTAGACATGGAGTCCA
The window above is part of the Musa acuminata AAA Group cultivar baxijiao chromosome BXJ2-6, Cavendish_Baxijiao_AAA, whole genome shotgun sequence genome. Proteins encoded here:
- the LOC135614426 gene encoding anthranilate synthase beta subunit 2, chloroplastic-like — encoded protein: MASRLPLLPNLSLTPTHGRRSGALPRPRPIYAACTIFASFGGGDPPAGNWARMVQRGSSMISRGCLAMGAGIADGKNKTQDARPIVVIDNYDSFTYNLCQYIGELGVDFEVYRNDEITVGEVKEKCPRGILISPGPGTPQDSGISLQTVLELGPSVPLFGVCMGLQCIGEAFGGKIVRSPSGVVHGKSSLVYYDEELDDTLFCGLPNPFTAGRYHSLVIDKDSFPNNVLDITAWTEDGQIMAARHKKYTHIQGVQFHPESIITTEGKIMVHNFIKLTGKLEAQNSKS